A part of Acipenser ruthenus chromosome 50, fAciRut3.2 maternal haplotype, whole genome shotgun sequence genomic DNA contains:
- the LOC117967623 gene encoding elongator complex protein 5-like: MLVEIIQGSEGGGLVVIKDSAECDGRSLLKGFIKAAVLRNEPVHVLGFEVSEDELCTGLDSGPASRLVFHDGYSDPLQWLGQGKLSVQDYSAQNMRNRISQSDDPKVVTLVIDSLSWLLLHTPPTAVCQSLQELSRGGLKVKRVVALLHSDLHEQGVVGSVCHMATAVVTVTPVSGSVSAEAEPNGIVRTLLRRKTGRVSREEECYSVREDFSVQILRDLSTRKQPAPDSRGETKQDDPAANLTFNLRLSEDERRARENLSLPFTFSEEKKSSLLQPRSGGGRILYEPDASDDFDQEDPDDDLDI, translated from the exons ATGCTGGTGGAGATCATACAGGGGAGCGAGGGGGGAGGGCTGGTCGTCATTAAAG ACAGTGCTGAATGTGACGGCCGAAGCCTGCTGAAGGGATTCATCAAGGCTGCAGTGCTGCG TAATGAGCCGGTCCATGTTTTGGGGTTTGAAGTTTCGGAAGATGAACTCTGCACCGGATTGGACAGTGGTCCAGCATCGAG GCTGGTGTTTCATGATGGGTACTCTGATCCATTGCAGTGGCTGGGACAGGGAAAGCTCTCAGTGCAAGACTACAGCGCTCAGAACATGAGGAACCGAATCAGCCAATCGGATGACCCCAAGGTTGTAACATTGGTCATTGATTCGCTGAGCTGGCTGTTACTCCACACCCCACCCACTGCAGTCTGCCAATCACTGCAGGAGCTGAGCAGGGGAG GATTGAAAGTGAAGCGTGTCGTCGCACTGTTGCATTCTGACCTCCATGAGCAGGGGGTTGTGGGTAGCGTGTGTCACATGGCCACTGCGGTTGTCACAGTGACCCCTGTGTCTGGGAGTGTGAGTGCGGAGGCGGAGCCAAATGGCATAGTGAGGACGCTGCTGCGCCGAAAAACTGGCAGAGTGTCTCGAGAG GAGGAGTGCTACAGCGTCCGGGAGGATTTCTCAGTGCAGATTCTCAGGGACCTGAGCACCAGGAAGCAGCCTGCCCCAGACAGCAGGGGGGAGACCAAGCAG GATGACCCTGCGGCCAACTTGACCTTTAACCTCCGCCTGTCGGAGGACGAGCGCCGTGCGAGAGAGAACCTGTCTCTACCGTTCACCTTCAGCGAGGAGAA GAAGTCGTCACTGCTGCAGCCTCGCTCTGGCGGGGGCAGAATCCTGTACGAACCGGACGCCAGCGACGACTTCGACCAAGAGGACCCCGACGACGATTTAGACATCTAG